In a single window of the Biomphalaria glabrata chromosome 13, xgBioGlab47.1, whole genome shotgun sequence genome:
- the LOC106057386 gene encoding uncharacterized protein LOC106057386, producing MASTIPKLLTFLVVQLVIVDVSAKTAIQCLEGVNKTMVPLSCGNQYIDIKNVSVGTPTRKSGCDIDSTNDVCCNQSNACLYPNTTLFNELASWCFQRKSCDIPLWAVASIAQSCNSSVYQLFATFMVVDYECVDTPPTSTSTTTTMPSASTVAMPMTTSFYSNNLTMGEQAAIICCIMLFIVLIGTAVVIYKRIKYGPPEDFRKLFSKPPENPGNDSPGMTPWLPGEAQEQVYQKMAETQKKKKRKFPKFKF from the exons ATGGCGTCTACCATTCCAAAGCTCTTGACTTTCCTTGTTGTCCAGTTAGTAATCGTAGATGTGTCAGCGAAGACTGCTATTCAATGTCTTGAAGGGGTCAATAAAACAATGGTGCCATTGTCTTGCGGTAATCAATACATTGACATCAAGAACGTGAGTGTGGGAACTCCTACCCGGAAAAG CGGATGTGACATAGACTCTACAAATGACGTCTGCTGTAACCAAAGCAATGCATGTCTCTACCCCAATACAACCTTGTTCAACGAGTTGGCCTCTTGGTGTTTTCAGAGAAAGTCATGTGACATACCATTGTGGGCTGTGGCCTCAATAGCACAGTCCTGTAATTCCAGCGTGTATCAACTTTTTGCCACGTTCATGGTCGTTGATTACGAATGTGTGGACACTCCTCCCACTTCTACTTCTACGACCACAACTATGCCGTCTGCATCCACAGTAGCAATGCCAATGACCACCAGCTTCTACAGCAACAACTTGACCATGGGAGAGCAGGCCGCCATCATCTGCTGCATCATGCTGTTCATCGTCCTCATCGGCACTGCCGTGGTCATCTACAAGAGAATCAAGTATGGTCCACCCGAAGATTTCAGAAAGCTCTTCAGCAAACCCCCAGAAAACCCAGGCAATGACAGCCCTGGTATGACCCCATGGTTACCAGGCGAAGCACAAGAACAGGTGTACCAGAAAATGGCCGAAacccaaaagaagaaaaagagaaagttcccgaaatttaaattttaa